The following coding sequences lie in one Apium graveolens cultivar Ventura chromosome 1, ASM990537v1, whole genome shotgun sequence genomic window:
- the LOC141680538 gene encoding uncharacterized protein LOC141680538: protein MPSKAGDDIDYEVGGSEEFFGDDSEEGSLDIGGKAGPSSRSGNNSFKYGHKGHYASECKSENPGVTCYNCGKVGHIARNCGMATQGTASQGPASSTAKSRTFKMTKRSNAHDSDVIAGASKSFISKEYVNKMDLMLKDLAEPLTTEVANQDRVSVSQFYLKCQLEIHGHSFSADLIPFELGEFDVILGMD from the exons atgcctTCTAAAGCCggtgatgacatagattatgaagttGGTGgatcagaagaattctttggtgatgatagtgaagagggaTCACTGGATATAGGGGGAAAAGCAGGtcctagttccagatctg ggaataacaGCTTCAAATATGGTCATAAAGGTCATTATGCGTCAGAATGTAAGTCAGAAAACCCAGGAGTTActtgttataactgtggaaaggTTGGACATATTGCGAGGAACTGTGGAATGGCTACTCAAGGTACTGCATCCCAAGGACCAGCATCCAGCACAGCTAAATCCAGAACTTTCAAGATGACCAAGAGGTCCAATGCTCATGACTCAGAtgtaattgcag GAGCGTCTAAGTCCTTTATATCAAAAGAATATGTGAATAAAATGGATTTAATGTTGAAAGACTTAGCTGAGCCCTTGACCACAGAAGTGGCCAATCAGGATAGAGTTTCAGTGAGTCAATTTTATCTTAAGTGTCAATTGGAAATCCACGGGCATTCTTTTTCGGCTGACCTAATACCCTTCGAGCTAGGAGAGTTCGATgtgattctaggaatggattAG